From Demequina capsici:
GACGCTGGTCGCCGCGCTGATCCTCGGCAAGGCGGCGTTCGGCGAGGACGGGCTGATCTTCCCCCTGATCGTCACGGCCGTCGGAGCGCTGGTGGCCACCGTCGGCATCTTCCTCACCAAGGTGCGGCGGGGCGAGTCGGGCCTCAAGGCGATCAACCGCGGCTTCTACACGTCCGCCCTGGTGGGCGCGGTCCTCTCGGCCATCGCGGCGTACGTGTACCTGCCGGGTTCGTTCGCCGAGCTCTCCGGGTCGCGCCTGGCAGAGCTGGAGGGGGACCCGCGGCTCATGGCGACGCTCGCGGTGTTCGTCGGCATCGGGCTGGCAGGGCTGATCCTGTGGCTCACGGGCTACTTCACCGACACGGCCGCGACGCCCACGCAGCGGGTGGCGCGGACGTCGCTCACCGGTGCCGCCACCGTCGTCCTGTCCGGCATCGGGGTGGGGCTGACGTCGGCCGTGTACACCGCGACCGTGATCGCCGGGGCGATCGTGATCCTCTTCTCGGTGGCGGGCGGCTCCATCCCGCTGGCGCTGTTCCTGGTGTCGCTCGCGGGCTGCGGCCTGCTCACCACCGTCGGCGTGATCGTGGCCATGGACACCTTCGGGCCCGTCAGCGACAACGCGCAGGGCATCGCCGAGATGTCGGGGGAGGTCGACGAGGAGGCGGCGCAGACCCTGACCGACCTTGACGCGGTGGGCAACACCACGAAGGCGATCACGAAGGGCATCGCGATCGCCACGGCGGTGCTGGCGGCGACCGCGCTGTTCGGGTCGTACTCTGACGCGGTCGAGCAGGCGCTCGCGTCCGCGGCGGCCGCCATCGACTCGGTGGACTACGCGATCATCAGCCCCATGACCCTCGTGGGGGTCATCATCGGCGGCGCCACCGTGTTCCTGTTCTCCGGCCTCGCGATCGACGCTGTGACCCGGGCCGCGGGCGCGATCGTGTACGAGGTGCGGCGGCAGTTCCGCGAGATGCCGGGCATCATGACCGGCCAGCAGCGCCCTGAGTACGGGCGGGTGGTGGACATCTGCACCCGCGACTCGCTGCGGGAGCTCGTCACTCCCGGCATGCTCGCCGCGATGGCTCCCATCTTCGTCGGCTTCGGGCTGGGGATCGGCGCGCTCGCCGGCTTCCTGGCGGGCGCGATCGGCACGGGTGTGCTCATGGCGGTGTTCCTGGCGAACTCCGGCGGCTCGTGGGACAACGCCAAGAAGATCGTCGAGGACGGCCACCATGGCGGCAAGTACTCGCCTGCGCACGAGGCCACGATCATCGGCGACACCATCGGCGACCCGTTCAAGGACACCGCCGGCCCCGCGATCAACCCGCTGATCAAGGTGATGAACCTGGTCGCGCTGCTGATCGCTCCGGCGGTCGTCACGCTCACCTACGGGGCCGATGCGCACGCGTGGGTCCGGTGGGTGATCGCGCTGATCGCGGCGGCGCTCGCCGTGTCGGCAGTCATGGCTGCGGGACGGCGTGCGCACGCCGGAGACCTGGAGCACGAGGCCGACAGGGCGGCGGCTGCGGCGCGCTGACTCCCGCTCTCCCCCCTCCCACCCGACAGTGCGAACCAACCCGGCGCGCGCCGCGTCGGCGTGTTGACCGGCGACGCGGGGTGTCGCCCGCGTTTCGGACCCCAGATTGGTTCGAACTGTCGGGAGGAGAGGGAGAAGTCGGCGTGGAGACCGGTTCAATCGGGCCGACCCTCCGACATTCTCAAAGCTTGGACACACGTCCGAAACCCGGCGATGGAAGGATGCCGCCATGTCCCGTTCCCGTGCTCCACTCGCCGGAGTCGTCGGCGCCCTCGTGGTGGTCGAGGCGACCTCCGGCGTCCTCCAGGGCTACTACACGCCCCTCCTGTCCGACGTGGCACGCCACCTCGGCATCCACGACGCCGACGTCAACTGGTTCGAGGCGTCGCAGCTGCTGCTGAGCGCGATCGTCGTGCCGCTGCTGGCGCGCCTGGGCGACATGATCGGCCACCGCAAGGTGCTCATCGGGTCCCTGATCGTGACCGCGGCCGCCTCGTGGGGCGTGGCGTTCGCGCCGTCGTTCTGGCTGTTCACGCTGCTGTGGGCGCTCCAGGGCTTCTACGTGGTGTGGCTGCCCATGAACGTGTCGATCATCCACGCGCGCGCCCGCAAGCACCCGAACACCGCGGAGCTCACCAGCAAGGGCGCCGGCCTCATCGTCGTCGCGCTGCAGGCAGGCGCGATCGGCGGTGCGCTCGTCGCGGGCCAGCTGGGCGGCCTGATCCCGCTGCACCTCACGCTCGCAGTGCCTGCGGTGCTCGTCACGGTCGCGCTGCTCGTGGTGATCCTCAAGGTCGAGGACCCGGGCGTCCGCGCGGGCGGCAGGGTCGACTCCTCGGGGACCGTGCTGCTCTCGCTGTCGCTGCTCGCGATCACCGGCGGCCTGGCGCTGGCGCGCGTCAACGGGTTCACCCTGTGGGTATGGGCGATGGTGCTCGTCGGCGCCGCGCTGATGTGGTGGTTCGTCCAGGTGGAGCGGCGCAAGGACGACCCTGTCATCGACATGCACCTCATCACCCGGCCCACGCTGTGGCCGGTGATCCTCACCTCCGCCCTGTTCGGCGTCTCGGTGCTGGGC
This genomic window contains:
- a CDS encoding sodium-translocating pyrophosphatase, which encodes MHVAVAGSVELGSNSLLIVVVIGVIAAAALLLSWTLRQQVLRAREGTPKMQEIAGAVQEGASAYLNRQLRTLAVFAAVVFALLFLLPGDAGVRVGRSLFFLLGAGCSATIGYMGMWLAVRANVRVASAATEEDGRSKGARIAFRTGGAVGMGVVGQGLAGAAAVVFLFREDAPAVLEGFGFGAALLAMFMRVGGGIFTKAADVGADLVGKVEQHIPEDDPRNAATIADNVGDNVGDCAGMAADLFESYAVTLVAALILGKAAFGEDGLIFPLIVTAVGALVATVGIFLTKVRRGESGLKAINRGFYTSALVGAVLSAIAAYVYLPGSFAELSGSRLAELEGDPRLMATLAVFVGIGLAGLILWLTGYFTDTAATPTQRVARTSLTGAATVVLSGIGVGLTSAVYTATVIAGAIVILFSVAGGSIPLALFLVSLAGCGLLTTVGVIVAMDTFGPVSDNAQGIAEMSGEVDEEAAQTLTDLDAVGNTTKAITKGIAIATAVLAATALFGSYSDAVEQALASAAAAIDSVDYAIISPMTLVGVIIGGATVFLFSGLAIDAVTRAAGAIVYEVRRQFREMPGIMTGQQRPEYGRVVDICTRDSLRELVTPGMLAAMAPIFVGFGLGIGALAGFLAGAIGTGVLMAVFLANSGGSWDNAKKIVEDGHHGGKYSPAHEATIIGDTIGDPFKDTAGPAINPLIKVMNLVALLIAPAVVTLTYGADAHAWVRWVIALIAAALAVSAVMAAGRRAHAGDLEHEADRAAAAAR
- a CDS encoding MFS transporter, whose translation is MSRSRAPLAGVVGALVVVEATSGVLQGYYTPLLSDVARHLGIHDADVNWFEASQLLLSAIVVPLLARLGDMIGHRKVLIGSLIVTAAASWGVAFAPSFWLFTLLWALQGFYVVWLPMNVSIIHARARKHPNTAELTSKGAGLIVVALQAGAIGGALVAGQLGGLIPLHLTLAVPAVLVTVALLVVILKVEDPGVRAGGRVDSSGTVLLSLSLLAITGGLALARVNGFTLWVWAMVLVGAALMWWFVQVERRKDDPVIDMHLITRPTLWPVILTSALFGVSVLGAQGPLSTFAGTDPTEVGYGLGLDSASRSYLIGAYVLSLLVGAGLYARISKALQPRRVLIAAATLVGAGYLLLVPLHGGVPTVTALMIVAGLGSGALVAALPATAAAAAPPHQTGVATGLTNTTKTLGGAFASAVFALALANGVDSETTTAASLSGYQTVWAICGVTAFVAVGALLTVPKVAFTSADPDARGLDESPEALALEAVGHDVVVSDAKVVRSEESPDPEQEGGR